Within the Medicago truncatula cultivar Jemalong A17 chromosome 4, MtrunA17r5.0-ANR, whole genome shotgun sequence genome, the region TAATTCTGGTTATCAGTACTCTCAAATATGCTTGTGAAGTCTCTGATGCGGGACGCGAGGGCAGAGGTGGACCCCATCTAGGGGATTGTTTAGACTCTAGCTAGGTTGTGGAGGTCGTGGGTTCCTTCCAAGGTGGTTGTCTTCTCTTTGCAGATCCTTAGTCGAGCTAGTGGTCGAGAGGGCGAAGGTCTTCTCTTGAAAATGGTTCCTTAAAAATGCCCTGCTAGCCCGTGCTCCTTCTTCGAGTGGGAGATGCATCCCATCCTATGATGCTGGTCGGTGGGTGGCAAAGGGGGCACCGTTGCGGTTCTTCCTCATGTCATCTAGCTATccagatgtttttttttgtgtgtgtttctCTCTTTTGCAGAGGGAAGTAGCTGCTAACTTGCTTGTTGGTGTTTTTGTGGTCTTTGTTTTTGGTGCATTTTCCAATCTTTTTGTTCTCTTTTTGGAGACCTTCGTAATATatatttggcttaattgcacttttggacccctatctttttaaaagttgcggttatggacccctaactaatttaaatacaaaacagccccctatgttttgattctttggcagttttggacccccaaggcaaaaaaaaataaaaaattgacacgtggcaccttacttagggtgccacgtcagcgttgaccgagtcaacaatggactgggggtccaaaactgccaaagaatcaaaacataggggactgttttgtatttaaattagttaggggtccataaccgcaacttttggaaagataggagtccaaaagtgcaattaagcctatatatttacatatattttcccttaaaataattcataatcTATGAATtgctataaattatttttaaacactCGTGAAACCTTATTCGATTTACATATTTCTCACTAAAAAAAAGAGCGTTGCTATTTATTCagagagttttttttatcaaaaaaaggtTTGACccaattaaatttgttattgaCTGGAAATCAAGGGAGACAATTGAGTATAATTAAGGAAAGATGTTGAATAATTATACTATCGGGATATTTTCGTGATACTTTTCTTGCTAGATCTATCAATTcccaaaaaataaagaaaaaaccaattaacTAAGTTTCCACCTttctttcagaaaaaaaaactaagtatcCACCTTGACCAATAATAGCAATTTACACAACTTTAACAGTAGTATGCATATTCGGAATATTCTCTAATAAATCAATGGTTAACATTGATGCCTTTGGCTTCTGCTTTGGATTAATATTCCTCTCAGAATATCCCAATGAAAGTGAATTTGTTGAAGTGTTCCTTTTAAATGGACCTAACCATTTAGCTTGCATGTATTTATGTTTTCTCCATGGTCCCATATGCATTTTGTTTTCCTTCAAACACCTTTTAGCTGCCATACACATAATCTTGATTATGTTACTTAATCTCTCTGCTTTTCCTACATAAACCTCAGGGAGTTTCCTCACAAGACGGTTATAGTCCTCACTTGCTTTTCCCATCTCAAATTGTGCTCGAAAGTTTAGTTCTATTATCACCCTAATATCTCCTTTCTCTTTGCTTGTAGTATACATCACATCCAAAAATGTATGCTCCCCTGCATAATTATAATGGTGTAATTGTTAGATTTAACATTTAAGTACATATaacttaatttcttaaaaaaatttctatttaatttCACTTGTAAGGCCCGTTTATTatagattataaaaaaatgattttgatattaAGTTGATCACAAAAAGGTTATAACAAATTGATTCTAAATTTGTGCGCATGCGCATAAGTTTTATTTGTCTTCtatctaaaaccctaattttttcctcTTGATTGGAACCCACTTGAGTACAtggtaaaaaaacataaaatagctAATACCTAATACATTATCATTAAAATAGCTAATGATCCTAATTAATGATAGGACTACAGAGAAAGATAAAAAAGCTTAGGGTTTTGAAAGGGACTTTAAGGTTAAAATATATCATGTGAGGGACacgtttttaattaataatagaaaaagtGTTGCCGTctctaaaaatgaaaaagatgcATGCATTTGTAAGAAATATTATATGTTGAATGATTCTTTAAAGTgtaaaaattattaatcaaatgAAATTACCTGATGGAAGAGTATATGAATTTATCCATTTAGTATTACAAATGGCACTGTTAAAACCAGCATTCTGAAGCTGGCTAGAGACTTGTCTCATAAAACAATGTCGACATGATCTGTTTGCACCACTCTGTCCACTGCAAATGCACTCCAATTTTGatccatttattttttcaattgcttCTTTTGTTGCATTTCTTATGCTTATTTCCATAGAACTTGTTCTGTATAGGTTGGTCTGCACTAAATCAAAACCAATTTGGTCAACACAAAACACAACTAATACCTCTCAAAATAAAGGTAACAAATAAATTACGACCCTTTGTTCAAGTGGGAAATCACAAGTTCAAACTCATAACGTATAATATTGACACCTTATTATCATGAAGTtgtaaataaaagtaaaatcaaaGGTAACAAATAAGTCATCATAATTCAAGGTTATAGTTTAGAAATAAAAACCTATTAGcacaagaagaaaataaataaaaacacaattaatgAATGTGGATCATGAATCAATTGATTAATTACCTGCAAAAGCTGGAATTGGCTGTCCCAAAAATTTCTATTCTTTTCATTATTGCTATCTTCATTAACCTTCTCACAtttatcatcatcttcttcaacatccAACTCCATATGATTATCATGATGAAACTCATCACTACTTGAACTATTACCAATACCTAAACCCATATCACAATCATCaagaaattcaaattcaacatcatcaaaactCGTATCTGCATATTGCTGCAGTTTTTGCCTAGACAATTCCCTACGAAAACCAACAGGCAAATACCTAGTAACACGGGACATAGATGTTGCACCCATGATGAATATTAACGTGGTCTCTAATGTTTGACTCAAATGTTGTGTGTGGAAAATAGAATGAACAATGAATGTCTTTTTATACAAGATTAGAAAAATCATCAAAGGGTGTGACAATATCTCTCTAATCGCCACGAACATGTAAGAGTGATTTTGGCACAACATGTGTTGATAGGGCCCAATTGGTTATAGATTAAGATTGTTAATTGAGGTTTTGAGATTTTAAGATGAGAACATAATCAGCATATTCAAATGATTGATATAGATTAGAGAGAAAGCTAATATTATTATGGTAATATAATGTTACAGCATGGATCCACGTCATTTGGTGTGCTATTATTTTTTCCAACCAAAACCATGCTAATCCACTTGGATATTTGCAGAACCAACGTTGCAACCTTCTTTTAGTCTTATCCCGTTCATATCGGTGGGGCTTAGTTCTTTTTGTCGTTTAATCCTAATCCAAAATTAACTCATTTCTATAAACTAACTTTTGGTAATAGTTAGTTTCTTAATACAAAGAAACACTCATTCTTTGTAACAGTTTTATTCATCTCAAAATTTCGATTATTCCAAATTCTACTAGAAATATACCGAATCATTGTTTACTTACAGAGTGATCAATAGTAGTACTTACTTTTCTAGATTTCTCTTTAACtttgtttgaataaattatattcatctactatttttttaagacATTCTCTTTCTAATATTTTCTAACAATtgttaatttattgaataaaatcaaTATACTCTATCTAAattgaaatataagcaaaaatgataattaaaaatattgatgcatattaatatatttttatctacATATAATCATTGATTTTTCAagtatcatttttaattaaattttatttaagagaGAATAGGTCTCATACTTTTTGGTTTAGCCATCCAAAAAACCCAACGGCGTAATTTGTTGCCGACttctttttggtggtggtcgggaACCTTACATACAGTAGTATTATctctatcaattgagttaaacttacgaatattttatcatttgttcATATGTAGTTAATTTAAAGGGTAGTTAAAaagagaatttttattttttttaagttaaaaaagagAGTGTTATCAAGCAATAATTGGATGATGGATATATTAGTTGGACAACTTGACGATGGTGTGCGCCGCGTCTTACAAAAGAAACCAAATCTTTATCTAAACAATTCTGTTTGACTAATTCATATATTGCTATACAATACTTCCCTTGTTTTTGTCATGTCTGGTTTAATTAACGATTTTTAACTTATTTCTGATCCATGTGGCTATTAATTAATATGATTCAGATGGCTGTCATATTCATTATTGTATACTTTTTCTTAATCCATGAGTCTTCTTTGGTGGTTGTAACGTGAAAGAGTAAGACTCTCATGAATCATGAAGTAGCCTTGGAAGTTTGTTTTTTAACTATGTTATTTGACCTACGGGTCCAacaaaacaacttttattacGAGGCCCATGCATAAtgtgaataagtgggatgttcAAGATTCAAACTCCGATCCTtgtatataataatgcattgtcctaacATCTATGCTCACGagacaaaatctaaattttcttCACGTTTACCCGTCTAAACTAGAAAAACACATATAACTTTGTTGTCATTTTAATATTACTAGGGTCACATCCACTGACACTTTCTTTTAACACaccaaataaaaattgaacatgTGTCACATTTATCTGtcacacttttttattttaattaacatgTAACCTATTGAACCTGTTTCtaaacattttgatttttttaataatttaatttaaaagaagagGTAGTGAGATACATCTTCTTCAATTTCCACGAAGTGTTCTGTCTCTCCACAACGATGTTCGCCGCTCTCTTCACGACGATATTCTTTCTCTCTACGACGGTGTTCGCCGCTCTCTTCGCCATCAGCTTCGATAGTTTATAATTATGGCCCAATCTCTAATATTCACGGTGAAGAGGCGTGAACCTGAATTAATAACTCCATCAAATTCCACACCTCATGAAATAAAATCACTCTCAAACATTGATGATCAAGATTCATTACGTTGGCAAGTTCCTGGGATACAATTTTATAATTATGATCCAATTATGGAAGGGAAAGACCTTGTTGATgttattagaaaagcaattgcaAAAACACTTGTACGGCTGTTCTTTTTGGCGTTTGTGTTGTGGCTATCCCGACATTCTGTTTTCTATTCTTTTCTTGTGCTAGTGCTGATGTTTTCGGCTgttccagaattttattttatttttgttaaaatgaaaaagaaagctTAAAGTTTAAATTCTTCTGCACGTACTTAGGTTTAGTCATTTTTGTGAAAACAACCagtttattttttgacagaggAGAACATGAAAAGAACGTGTTTTGGGGGAGATTGAGCAAAGGAGATGAAGTTAAAACCTAATTtagtaattaaaaataaaataaatgattttcaacattaaatGGTTGAACAAGTTACAAggttaattgaaataaaagattgtgacacatgtccaatttttattttgtgtgatAAAAGAGAGTGTTACTATGTGTGATCCTAGcaattctctttttttaattaatttaaacttttttttaggtctattttaagaaaacaataaccaaaataaccacaaacaacaattctagatctaatctagaaaCAAGTGTAAAGCAAAACTATAatcaaagcaaaaaataaacaagataaagagagtaaaaGAAAGCAACGTCAAGAAATGTTTACCTTGTTTGGTCCAACAATGACCTACTATGGGAGAGATCGACCTCTTCAATTCACCATcaatgagttctttacaaagagatagaGTTTTAAGAAATTAGTTTCATCAAGCTCACCAAGAACAAACCTAATTTCTACTCATTTCCCAATGTCTtgcaatgaacaagacactcaatgattttcactctaCAAGGTGTTTCCCAATTGTTTCCCAATTCTATAATCCAACCCCAAAAGAGAACCAACCCTTAGCCTTTGATTCCCAAAGATCTTCTATTTTGCTATCCATAGACTCACCCAAGTTGCTTACAAAGACTATCTTTTGATGTGTTTCTAAACCTCATGAATCTCTTTCGAAAAGGGACCAACCCTCTCCCAAGAACCCCCTCTTTTAggttctccaagattcacatcttaaatctttgaacctcacccaaagaccctcaacctttaGTATCTAAATAAAAGTTCCCTCCTTTAATTTCCATGAGATTCATCAAGCTTACTCAACAGATGGGTCAAATAATGCTTATATAAGGTTTCATATACTGTCAAATCGTTCCCCGATTTTCTAAAATTGTGCCACAATTTTCCAGTTCGTACACAATACAACTGAACATTATCCAACAATGACCTACCATGGGGAGAGATCTACCTCTTCAATTCACCATcaatgagttctttacaaagagtTTTAagaaagggttaatggtgctttacccccctataatataggtcattttttgttttcccccctgtaaaatattttttttgatttaccccctgtaaaaaaaaaaaatttaatacatccctaataggtcataaaaaaacgaaaaaattctgcaaaaaaataaaataaaataaagtcgttttttatAACCTATtaggggtattccaaaaaaataatattttacaggaggtaaatcaaaaaaaatattttacagagggaaaaccaaaaatgacctatattacagggggtaaagcaccattaaccctttaaGAAATTAGTTTCATCAAGCTCACCAAGAACAAACCTAATTTCTACTCATTTCCCAATGTCTtgcaatgaacaagacactcaataaTTTTCACTCTTACAAGGTGTTTCCCAATTCTATAATCTAACTCCAAAAGAGAACCAACCATTAGCCTTTGATTTCCCAAAGATCTTCTATTTTGGTATCCATAGACTCACCCAAGTTGCTTACAAAGACTCTCCTTTGATGTTTTTATCAACCTCATGAATCTCTTTCGAAAAGGGACCAACCCTCTCCCAAGAACCCCCTCTTTTAggttctccaagattcacatcttAAAGCTTTGAACCTCtcccaaagaccctcaacctttaGTATCTAAATACCTTAAAAGTTCCCTCCTTTGATTTCCATGAGATTCATCAAGCTTACTCAATAGATGGGTCAAATAATGCTTATATAAGGTTTCATATCCTGACAAATTGTTCCCCGATTTTCTAAAATTGTGCCACAATTTTTCAGTTCGTACACAATACAACTGAACATTATCCAAAATTGTGCTTTGATTTTGTCGAACCAAAATTGTGCCACGATTTCtccaaatcgtgccacgatttttctgAAACAcaaacatcaaattttgagtctaACTCAACAATTATCCACCTTGAATCTAAATTTATGGTGATGtcaatttaaccatcaaccaaCTTGCATCTTAACCTTACCTTGAACTATTCATCAAGATAAAACCAATAAATTCCAAATTCTCGCTTGAACCTTGATCCACACATTGACTTTCACTTGCATCCAACCACCCTCGGTAGACACACGAgcttccaatttttatttttcacctTGCATCCAACTAAACTTTGTAGTTTCGTAAGTTTTCTCACCTTTACCTCTTCAAACCTTAGAATGTCTTACGTCCTCTTGAAGATCTTTGCACCCAACTATACTAGGACttttaggtagttccacaagtttacaccataacatcttcaacTCCCCCATGGTGATCAAATATGTCCTCTTGAAGATTCACTTGTCTCTAATTATCATTTGCCTTTTCAAGTATTCCCACAAGACATGTCATACATTCTTCAAATCCCAAAATATCTTTCGTTCTATTGAAGAACTCCCTTGCTCACAACTAGAGCATAGAACCCATGGTTTCCATAGTCGTACCATTATAGTGTCTTCAACTTGTCTCCTCCTAGTCTCACTAGTGGAAGACTCCACCTCAACTTCCAAACGCGTACATCCATTATGTCTTTAACCTTTGTCACTCCACCTCTAAGGTTGATAATGAGTATTGTTACCTCCGCCTCTTCACACCGAACTTGACCTTTGGGAACACACACATCACCTCCATTACATCACCATCATGACCTCCTCTCTTCATACTTTACCTTCTTTGAACGTGCTAGGTTGCTTGACATCACCGCCTCACCCTTCAATTGCTTCCATACACTTCCGTTGAACCATGTTTGCTTCCATCTCCAATATATCAACTTTATTTGGTACCCATGGTGCACACTTGACAAACTTCCTCCCTTGTTTCACATGGTGCACACTTGACAAACTTCTTCCCCATAGTCGGTCATAAAATTTTTGGTGCCCTGGACAAAACAATAAAGTTGTGCCATTTTAAatattctaatatttttcttcttacatTTTTTGTTGCATGAGATTCGTTTATAATTAAAGctctctaaaaatatattttcaatataattaatcaaactgaattaaaaaaaatatatagtcctaactactaagtaaaaataataatttgatgtCCCTAAAATAACAGTGCCCTAGGCTTCCACCCCTCACGTCCACCCTCAGAGCCACCTCTTCCCTTATCCCACAGTGGATGCCAACTGATTCCATAACTAACTCTAGGAAGAGTGTAACTACACCATGCTGACTTAGCAATTCAGTTAGGGTGATGATGGCTCAACACTCTCACCCTAACTAACTTTAGGCGTATACAACGTAAAATCAAGCAAAGTacgcatttatttatttattttcatgtgAAATATACAAAAGTTTTATTTCAAATTCTCTGCATCCTGTAACTATTATCTCTACCTTTCTTCAATGTCCATGACCTTTACGACCTTGAACTtaagaaaacaatatttattaagTGGTATTGACTTGAGACATAGGAGTATGCTTCTCTCCTTAAAGTTTCAGATTCAATTCTACCTAGTACCAATTTAGATGGgtcaatttaatttctttaaaaaaaaatatatctttatttttacataaaaaggtACAAATAAATAGAGTTGAACAACATAACAAACTGCCGCATTCTATACTGTTCTCAAGTCAAATGCTACCTTATCAATCAACAAAAATATGTGTATGTCTTATTTGATCTTGGGAATTCAAAGCAGGTTCAAAGGGCCTATGTATTGCTATAAATAATTCATACATTCTTATGAAACGATATTCGATTCACACCTTTCTCActatagaaataaataaataaaactaaaccaaaaaaaaaaacctatctaccaaaaaacaaaaaatagtatCAATCTACACAACTTCAATAGCAGTGCAATGCATATCAGGAAACTTCTCTAGCAAATCCACTGTTAACATTGATGCCTTTGGCTTCTGCTTTGGATTAATATTCCTCTCAGAATATCCCAATGAAAGTGAATTTGTTGAAGTGTTCCTTTTAAATGGACCTAACCATTTAGCTTGCATGTATTTATGTTTTCTCCATGGTCCCATGTGCATTTTGTTTTCCTTCAAACACCTTTTAGCTGCCATACACATAATCTTGATTATGTTACTTAATCTCTCTGCTTTTCCTACATAAACCTCAGGGAGTTTCCTCACAAGACGGTTATAGTCCTCACTTGCTTTTCCCATCTCAAATTGTGCTCGAAAGTTTAGTTCTATTATCACCCTAATATCTCCTTTCTCTTTGCTTGTACTATGCAGCACATCCAAAAATGTATGTTCCCCTGCATAATTATAATGGCATAGATATAACTGTTAGATTTAAGTATATATAACTTAATTTCTTGAATGGTATAAATATGTTATACATATAAGCAGAAATTTGATTCCAATTCGCTTGTACCTAACaccttaattttttaataagaaaccCTGTTGCTTTTCAAATACAAATCGCACCTAATACCTAATACATTCTTGTCAATATAGCTAATGATCATGATTAATAATAGTGCTACAGAAAAAGGTAAATAGTTTAGTGATTTAAAAAGGACTTTAAGGTCAAAATATCATATGGGACAAGTttgttaaatattaaaagaaaaagtgttACACTTTCAAAAGAGAGAGTaactgtaaccaaaaaaaagaaaagagagagtaacatattatattgaatgattctttaaagtgtaaaaattattaattaaattaaattacctGATGGAAGATTATGTGAACTTGTCCATTTAGTATTACAAATGGCACTGTTAAAACCACCATTTTGAAGGTAGCTAGAGACTTGTCTCATGAAACAGTTTGGACAAGATCTGGCTTCACCACTCTGTCTACTACAACAACACTCTAATTTTGATCTATCTATTTCCTCAATTGCTTCTTTCGTTGCATTCCTTATGCTTATTTCAACAGAACTTGTTCTATATAGGTTTGTCtgcacaaaataaaaaccaatttgGTCAACACAACACAAAATTAACACCTATCAAATCATAGTTAAGaattaaaaacacaattatTACATACAGACCATGATTAATTACCTGCAAAAGCTGAAGTTGGTTGTCCCAAAAATTTCTATTCTCTTCATTGTTACAACCTTCATTAACCCTCTCACTAGATTTATCCTCCTCATCTTCAATATCTAACTCCATATGATTATCATGATGAAACTCATCACTACTTGAACTATTACTATTACCTAAACCCATATCACAATCATCaagaaattcaaattcaacatcaCCAAGATTTGTGTCTGCATATTGCTGTAGTTTTTGCCTAGACAATTCCCTACGAAAACCAACAGGCAAATACCTAGTAACACGGGACAAAGAGGTTGCACCCATGATTATGTTTTGACTCAAATGTTGTGTGTGGAAAATAGAATGAACAATGGATCTCTTTTtatacaagaaaaaaatgtaagGTGGGACAATCTCTCTCTAATCGCCGCGCATATGTAAGAAGAGTGAGTGATTTTGATACAACATGTGTTGGTGAGGGGCCCATTtggttgttgattatgatttataATAATTGAGATATAAGATGAGAACATAATCAGCATATTCAATTTGATTAAAGTAGATTCGAGAGAAATTTAGTAGTTTATGGTAATAACTTATTAGGCTTACAACATGGATCCACGTCATTTGGTAGTACGCAATTATTTGTTCCAACCATAGCATAGCCATCCTAATTAATCCACTTGTGTGGACTTGGATTTTGAAGAACCAGCTTTGCATCCTCCTTTTAGTCTTATCTCGTTCAAATCGGTGGGACTTATTTCTTTTTGTCGTTTTGTCTTAATCCCAATATTAAAGTTAATTCATTTCTATAATTAAACTTTTGTCAAATTTCTTAGTATAAAAAAGTTCTTTTTGTACGATTTATTCATTTCTGAGAGTATCGGGAATATTCCAATACCTTTTTGTTTGAGGGAAAAAATAACTATTGGAAACATTATTTGGAGAAGAAATAGTGAATCATTTACGTTTCTAGATTTCTCGTGAACCATGCTCGAATTGTAAAagaagttatattatatttatctaaaacaaataaaatgatttatgtctttcttatattttaggtattttttttttttttatagatagataAAATGACAAGcaaaaactcacacacataaagaagtgttggggttcgaaccccggtataTCTGACCTAAcaattttagcatttttgtttgttgaactGCGACttataaaaatacattataagcatatttattattatatacaaTTGTATTTAGAGTTTAATGGATATATATAGAACCTCTCAAAAATAAAGGATATATATTGAAGAGTAAAAAAGCTTTacgaataatatatattttattaagtgAAATACATTTTTGCTCTTCACTTAATTATTCTAGattagtacttttttttattagtctttaaatcacattacatttatatttgtattcCTTTTAGCATATTCCATTTTAAAATTACAAGAgcaatcctttcaaaaaaacaattacacGAGCAGTTATTAGGATAAATTCCATTTTAAAATTACAAGAgcaatcctttcaaaaaaacaattacacGAGCATTTATTAGGATAAAGCTTAGATAAAACTTATGTGCATTATTTTAACCGGTTTTTGCATGATCACCTCTTAATCAGGATGTGGTAACAATGAAACAGCAAATCACTTCTTAATTGATTGTCCTACTTTCGATGTGCTATGACAACATGTCAAAACTTGGATTGGTTTGCATTCAGTGGATCTTCAATATATATTGGATCATTTTATTCAGTTTGCTTATTCTTTGGGAGGCTTCAAACCCCCTTCGTTCGTTTTTGCAGCTTATTTAGCTTTGCAGTGTTTACGTGCTTTAGAATGAAAGGAATCACagtttattttctaataaagtTAAATCGATTATGCAGCTTCTGGAAAGAGTCAAAATTACTTCTTTAAattggttgaaagctaaaaatgtcTGTTTTCCTTTAGGTAAATACctattttcgtccctgtaatattagcgaattctggttttagtccctgtaaaaaaaagatttagattttgtctcTGTAATTttagattcttccacttttggtctctcCTTTCATCACGTCAGCAGAATCCGCATAAATTAAGTCCATGTAACAGATTCctcccacttttggtccctcattttacgtgTCATGTATACAGATTTTGCTGACGTGGtggaatgagggaccaaaagtggaagattctgaaattacagggacaaaatttaaatcttttttttacagggactaaaactggaatttgctaatattacagggacgaaaagagatatttatcctttttcttttggttaccATTTATGGAACAGAACAAGTCACAACCCAACAACCAATCTCACTAAATAAATAAgcatgtattattattatatgtgatGAACTTCATTCCTACACCGTGATTAGTAATGTAACaaagaattatattttttttgtcggACTTTATTTATCTTGAAACCTAACTTTAGATTATcaaggtctttttttttttatataattggaggtttaacataaaagaaactaaaaagaaaaaaataagcatGTATGATATGTGATCAAGTTAATTCCtttctcatcatcaataatataacaaaaaaaatatattctttatttgattttacttaTCTTTATGCCGAACTTCAAATTAACATCTTAATGAGAATggagat harbors:
- the LOC25493156 gene encoding uncharacterized protein, which gives rise to MGATSLSRVTRYLPVGFRRELSRQKLQQYADTNLGDVEFEFLDDCDMGLGNSNSSSSDEFHHDNHMELDIEDEEDKSSERVNEGCNNEENRNFWDNQLQLLQTNLYRTSSVEISIRNATKEAIEEIDRSKLECCCSRQSGEARSCPNCFMRQVSSYLQNGGFNSAICNTKWTSSHNLPSGEHTFLDVLHSTSKEKGDIRVIIELNFRAQFEMGKASEDYNRLVRKLPEVYVGKAERLSNIIKIMCMAAKRCLKENKMHMGPWRKHKYMQAKWLGPFKRNTSTNSLSLGYSERNINPKQKPKASMLTVDLLEKFPDMHCTAIEVV
- the LOC25493154 gene encoding uncharacterized protein, with translation MLCQNHSYMFVAIREILSHPLMIFLILYKKTFIVHSIFHTQHLSQTLETTLIFIMGATSMSRVTRYLPVGFRRELSRQKLQQYADTSFDDVEFEFLDDCDMGLGIGNSSSSDEFHHDNHMELDVEEDDDKCEKVNEDSNNEKNRNFWDSQFQLLQTNLYRTSSMEISIRNATKEAIEKINGSKLECICSGQSGANRSCRHCFMRQVSSQLQNAGFNSAICNTKWINSYTLPSGEHTFLDVMYTTSKEKGDIRVIIELNFRAQFEMGKASEDYNRLVRKLPEVYVGKAERLSNIIKIMCMAAKRCLKENKMHMGPWRKHKYMQAKWLGPFKRNTSTNSLSLGYSERNINPKQKPKASMLTIDLLENIPNMHTTVKVV